A genomic region of Metopolophium dirhodum isolate CAU chromosome 1, ASM1992520v1, whole genome shotgun sequence contains the following coding sequences:
- the LOC132936439 gene encoding uncharacterized protein LOC132936439: MPRVYISDPRGKQYRKRNEGDLNAAATEVKNGISLRKAAENHSVHYSTLQRWVKANGKRRTIGGQTVLDADMENMIVERLVKCAEWGYPMDTMDLRMIVKHICDKKGIVIKRFKDNMPGHEFALSFLKRHAKSITPRICQNIKRARAAVSPEEIDNYFNNLEVSIEGVP, translated from the coding sequence atgccCAGAGTATATATTTCTGATCCCAGAGGGAAACAGtatagaaaaagaaatgaaGGTGATTTAAATGCTGCTgctactgaagttaaaaatggAATTTCTCTAAGGAAAGCTGCTGAAAACCATAGTGTACATTACTCAACACTCCAAAGATGGGTTAAAGCTAACGGAAAAAGGAGAACAATTGGAGGTCAAACAGTTTTAGATGCAGACATGGAAAATATGATTGTTGAAAGATTAGTGAAATGTGCTGAATGGGGCTATCCCATGGACACTATGGACCTACGAATGATAGTAAAACATATTTGTGATAAAAAAGGTATAGTTATAAAACGGTTTAAAGACAATATGCCTGGTCATGAGTTTGCActgtcatttttaaaaagacATGCAAAGAGCATTACTCCCAGGATTTGTCAAAACATAAAAAGGGCAAGGGCTGCTGTTTCGCCAGaagaaattgataattattttaataatttagaagtATCAATTGAAGGTGTAccataa